From the Plasmodium brasilianum strain Bolivian I chromosome 7, whole genome shotgun sequence genome, the window ctctttttcattttttttttaatttttatcataccTCGGAAGTTCAATATCTGTTGTAAAGTCGTATTCAATGGTTGGTATTACTCCTGAAATAAACTTCAAAAGAAATAGCAGATACAAATCGTGcctacacaaaaaaaatataatatatatttgattaaTATCTAACAGTTTTGTGGTAAGTGAGCACACATGTGCGCATACGTGAgtacttaaaaatatgtacgtacgcatatatatatatatatatatatgcaaatgtgCGTATACCTTGGCTCCTTTTCTTCAGTAACCCAATTTTTTACAATCCTTAACATGGCTTCCGCATGCCTACAACATAATAGTAAAACATGTAGCCGAAAAAACGTAGCATCCAAAAGTtaaagatattttaaaacatttacataaacaaataattagTATTTTCGGATAAGAAAGTTACCTGCACGGATGAATAGATGCAGTCATCACTCCCGTACACGGGTGTGGGTCATACTGGAtagaggaaaaagaaaaatcataaataaataaatcagtatatacacatgtacaaaTACACAAACACgagcaaatatatacaaaaaggGATGTAGACATATGTGAAATGAAGAACATTATGAAAGTATTAcgacttaaaaaaaaatatataataaaattctcttctttaatatttatatctacTACTGACAGTTACTGTTTTGTTACTATAGTCTGCTAAGATATCTTCAAAAATTTTGTCCGATTTTAATGGACTCCCATTCtgagtagaaaaaaaaaaaaaaaaaaaaattaaagtgaAACGGactgaaataaaataaaataaaacaaaataaacttAGATACACCTCATCGAATAAAGAATTTcgtgaattaaataaataataaaatgcatGTGTACTTCATCATATCCGAATAGCCATATCCGAGGAGTTTCGTAATACTTGTCGTAAGTTATACTAACatcatatgtacgtattttCATGACATCTACAAAGAggaagaatttaaaaattcaaaaacggggtaatatataagaaaaggatagagtacatatacacacacatatatatatatatatatataatgtaaatgcATTTATTTAGCGTACaactaaaacaaaaaacatttgtttgaaattttaaaattcctAATTTTACTCTCATTCTCCGCATTTTTAGAATAGTATCCTGCGCTGTCAAGAGCGGCAGGGTCATCTTcctgtacaaaaaaaaaaaaaaaaaaggaagcatacatacacatatatgtatatatatatatatgtacctgGCTTACtccataaacatatatttattaaaatggaTAAATTTAGAACTAGAAgactatataaaatttattcttaaGATTTCTTTCGATTATAACTTTAATAACGTCGCAATTTATATCAAAGTTATTTATGTCTATAACGTCATCGTCATCGCTGTCCGCATGAACCTGCACAAATTCGAAAGATGTTAGGTGATAAAAACAACTATGTTTATgctattcctttttttctttttttctattttctttcctttctttcctttcttcttttcctttttcctattttctttcttttctttttacccTTTCCTCTTTTAGCGGAGCACTTTCGGAAAAATTAAGATCATGTACAACTAAAGGGATTAAACAagttaatttatatgttcagCTGCTGGATTAGAGACTTGAATTGTAAGTACATTCTTTTCGTTTTAGCAAATAaggaaatattatatatatacatacctacacacatacgtatgtatgtacatatgtgtacatatacatatatttataattttcctaTCAGGCCTTACAGTCACCTATGTCCGTGGCGTTATTGTCCTCTTCATAATGTGGGAACAGCCACTCATTCTCAACAACTTcctgaaaaaataaatttgtgtACATGTTGCACCGAGGTGGAGTATTTGCacaaattttgaaaaatacataagtgaacacacacatatatatatacatattttttttaagattaCCAAATCGcgaataatataattcaaGTCTTTAATTCTATGTTTGCACGGGGCATTCTTAGTTATTAGAAATTGCTTCTTCTCTGGTAAATATGGAACAGTTCTGTTTATATCTGCCTCTTGCCTGTAcccaaatatacatataaaagaaaaaaaaatatatactttaaaatGTTCGTTATTCCTTTTAGTACTAAACATGTCTTTGCTACAACTCATGTCACCatgttattaattaaattattacatgtaattacatattattacattttaacacatattattacattttattatattttattttaacatatgttaataaatttttatatttttcattgtatatatttatacaaactGCACTTTTCTATATTAACCATTCCCATGTTTTAAACTTATAAACCAAAAAATCGCCTGCGTCTACAAATTCCTCTGGGGTTAATGTTCCTAAAAAAGGGTAAGCACGGAAATgcaaagaaaagaaaaagagtaTTACATAGTTAATTGAATAAATTTGAGTAAATACACAAGATGACATATGGGAATTTTTTGTTCCTCATTAAATACTTTAAATACGAATTTTGTGACTTggatttttttctttcttatcTGTTTACTTTTGTACTTTCTACATtctattttctatttattattatactttttctttattgtttattcttttctCATTCTcattcttattcttattcttattcttgttttttttttttttttttcacgtCATCAGCATAGACCTTAAGAAATTTCTATTCGCTCCTTTTCTATAATTACAAGAAATACATCTTTTCAATAacccctttttattttattttattttttattgccaagtttttattattttaacgtaaattcttttctttttattcaatGGCTAAATGGATGTATATTCCACTAATACGTGTCTTTTTGACGCAaaacatacatttttaaagaCACAAAAACATAcagtaaaaaaacaaaaaaacaatacaaaattagaattaaattttaccatttttaacAAATGAAGAAGAATTTGAGATGGGTTTAAAATACGAATAAACCTTTCGGCATGTGTCTCCTATCTTATGCTTTACATTCAATGGTTCACTCATTCCAGTttcataaaatgaaaaacctttttttttttttttatacttgcaaaaatcaaatataaaatttttaaaagtaaaactataaaaaaaaataaagaaagggGTTCATTACCTCTCCGTTTGTCttattctttctttcttactttgtttttttctttcttactttgttttttttttttttttttttttttttttttttttttgctatttaaTAAGATATTTTGCAAAATAGCGAATAGGTGTATACTTCTTTTATAGCTACGAAAAACAtgacaaaaagaaaatatcaCACATTCATATGGAGTAGTAATTACTACCTGAAttgaaaactttttttttctcttctctTGATTAAGTGGctctaataaaatataacatataatgattgaaaaaaaaaacaaatatctaacaactttatttttttttattgcaaaCACACTGTTTCAGAAAAATAGCACTTTTCAATAAAGATTATTCATCAAATAAAAGTTAAATTCAAGgctataaatttattattatctatttacaaaaaaattattctcgACTGTGTgggtttaaaaaaatattttttaaaaagatataatataaacataaaaaaggaaaaaatatatttaataaaatataaaaaggtaaaaataatttttcggtatatataacaatttttatttattatgctACAACTTCACATATGCAACTCTCTTTCTGGGAATACAAATTGAAGAAAAACTCTTTTTTAGCTTCTTGTTGTCAGTCTTATTATCCTCATTTTGTGTtcatattttgttcattttttgttcattttttgttcatattttgttcattttttgttcattttttgttcattcttTGTTCATTCTTTGTTCATTCTTTGTTCATtctttgttcattttttgttcattttttgttcattctttgttcattttttgttcattttttgttcattctttgttcattttttgttcattctttgttcattttttgttcattcttTGTTCATtctttgttcattttttgttcattttttttttttttttttttaccattacgcagttatttctattattataaatttcttttacgTTTGGCCCACGTTACGATGCAAACgtaaacattaaaataaagctTAGAAGGTTTAATGACACCAAACACGatttataatgtataatataaaaataaaaatatattttgttatacatttatatatatatatttaaacaatCAAACGCAAAGCACATTTTTGCCCTTTATGTTTGAGGTACTGTAaccatatgcatatatatactttgtgcactttttttaaactgCTCTAGCATAATCTCGTTGATCGTATATTTGAGGACacatgataaaaaaagaaaaattttacttaatttagCGTAAGATTTTGCGTatgcataattatatacgtatgtttttttttttcattttatgtaggaattaaaaaaaaaagctcatttttttcttttaatatatatcatgctagcatatattttaaagtattTCGTAGTTTTTTTgcaaacaatttttattttttttgttaaatgttTTGATTTTAgaaagtatttatttatatttgataaaCATTTCTtgatttatgtattttattatttatgcaatataatatttacacagtttattattaatgatttttttttttgtttaaaccCTCaatgttctatttttttaatttactaaaaattttcaaatatatatatacataattttatacattagTTTTTTCGATGTACTTAAGGCATTTCGaaactttaatttttacagtTGAATGTATAGTAAATGTTAGTACgcaattttataaatacgtatatgCGTAAGTACGTGTATATgcgaatacatatatatcaaatacgtatatattaagtagatgcatatatgtatatatatttacattataaatatcatatattaactttgtaaaataacaatgcacataaattaaatattacaataCAGCAAAGTTTACCGGATggttattttaaataaaatatataacgtaTTAATTTAAAGTAAATTGGATAGAGagggaaatatataaagtttcaaaaaaaaaaaaaaaaagaaaaaaaattccttttttactgtttaatatttttcttaatattactaagaaatttatatgttattatacaTGTTAAAGTAAAAGCTTAATGTTAAAACGCATTTATTTTAACCACACAATAGCAGTTCATACTATTTATGAAGCgcacaaaaaacaaaaactttACCGAATTAGTCCATatcaaattaatataaagttaaacataaaaatatatgtgacACAATATATGTAAAGAAACACACCTAAGtaaatgtagaaaaaaacTGTTTATagaggaaaaaacaaatatataaattttcgaTGAAGAACAGATTATCAGATAAGTGAaatgtgttatatattatgttgtgaaatttttaagtattttaaaagagttttatttattaaagaataaaattaggAAATCAGAATGTATCAGAGAGACCTGAAGAAATAGatgttttgttttgctagcgtttttcttttcttttcttttttttttgttaatattgttttatcattaaaagaatattttattttatttaaaccaGATTACCAAGAAAATAAAGTTAAGCAAATtggtacataatatattttacgaTTAGAAGAAGATTAATTGTAAGGAAAAAGGCAACAGTGTCATATTAATAGGggaaaatgttttataaattgtgaatattatataaatatgtgtgtatatgtatatgtatttattttctgaTAAATGTTTTTGCATAGACTCTACCGTGTTATTAGGGTCATTGTGCAAATGCACGTGTTCATATACATTTTagtaattaatgaaaatactaacaattttaaatattaaaaaaaaaataaaaaaacacaaaTAAATCTTAAGTAAAACTCCCACGTAGGATTTAgctaattatattaaaaaattttaaaacacgAAACATTTTTCGAATGattaatatatctataacATACGCCTTTTTGTACATGTGCGTccattttcaaataaataatatatatatatatatatatatatgtaaatatatttattaaacaaaTGCTACCTCTCTTTGTGCATTTTATATGCCCTattcatttatgta encodes:
- a CDS encoding autophagy-related protein 3, with amino-acid sequence MSEPLNVKHKIGDTCRKVYSYFKPISNSSSFVKNGTLTPEEFVDAGDFLVYKFKTWEWQEADINRTVPYLPEKKQFLITKNAPCKHRIKDLNYIIRDLEVVENEWLFPHYEEDNNATDIGDFVHDLNFSESAPLKEERVHADSDDDDVIDINNFDINCDVIKEDDPAALDSAGYYSKNAENENVMKIRTYDVSITYDKYYETPRIWLFGYDENGSPLKSDKIFEDILADYSNKTYDPHPCTGVMTASIHPCRHAEAMLRIVKNWVTEEKEPRHDLYLLFLLKFISGVIPTIEYDFTTDIELPRIFLRYLN